From the Candidatus Hydrogenedentota bacterium genome, one window contains:
- a CDS encoding diguanylate cyclase, whose protein sequence is MTERILVLDDEASITDMIGQHLTDEGYVCETFTSPRKALKRLAEDHFGLLITDLKMPELNGMEVVARAKKLDDTLAIIVVTALLEVTNAIEAMHAGADDYLLKPFNLSEISMAVQKALEKRRLVLENRRYQQELEARVHAATADLARTNEELRRTQKYLEDLLDSTVDAILTVDAQTRISYVNAGAQAMLGYRDEELRGEPVVRLLAGGPQELRYIRRMLRTESRLQNYETELRHSDGHFLPVSISISQVRDHAGQPFSTLAICKDITEQKRLESELKEMSNRDGLTSLFNQRYFYDRLEAEIERARRQGHPLSLLLFDIDQFKHYNDCHGHLEGDRVLKAIGEVVMECTREHVDIPCRYGGDEFTVILPEADKPQALSIAERIRATFEARHYDKLTLSIGLMSYRGGSLRSFIRSTDAMMYDAKRSGGNRVYVYDYEADGEEGGETARETTAPPSSG, encoded by the coding sequence GTGACGGAACGCATTCTGGTGCTGGACGACGAGGCTAGCATCACCGACATGATCGGCCAGCACCTTACGGACGAGGGCTATGTCTGTGAAACCTTCACTTCTCCCCGGAAGGCGTTGAAACGTCTCGCGGAAGACCATTTCGGGCTGTTGATCACGGACCTGAAGATGCCTGAACTGAACGGAATGGAGGTGGTGGCGCGGGCGAAGAAGCTTGATGATACGCTGGCGATCATTGTCGTCACGGCATTACTCGAGGTAACGAACGCCATCGAGGCGATGCACGCGGGGGCTGACGATTATCTGCTGAAACCGTTCAATCTGAGCGAGATTTCGATGGCGGTGCAGAAGGCGCTGGAGAAGCGGCGACTGGTCCTCGAGAACCGGCGCTACCAGCAGGAACTCGAGGCGCGGGTGCACGCGGCAACGGCGGACCTGGCCCGGACGAACGAAGAGTTGCGGCGCACACAAAAGTATCTCGAGGACCTGCTCGACAGCACCGTGGACGCCATCCTTACCGTGGACGCGCAGACACGCATCTCGTATGTGAATGCGGGGGCGCAGGCCATGCTGGGCTACCGGGATGAAGAGTTGCGGGGCGAACCCGTGGTGCGGCTGCTCGCGGGCGGGCCGCAGGAATTGCGGTACATCCGGCGCATGCTTCGCACGGAGTCCCGGCTGCAGAACTACGAAACGGAACTGCGTCATTCGGACGGACATTTCCTGCCCGTGAGCATCTCGATTTCGCAGGTGCGCGACCACGCAGGGCAACCGTTCTCGACGCTGGCCATCTGCAAGGACATCACGGAGCAGAAGCGGCTCGAATCCGAACTGAAAGAAATGTCCAACCGCGACGGGTTGACGAGCCTGTTCAATCAGCGGTATTTCTACGACCGCCTCGAAGCGGAAATCGAGCGCGCGCGGCGTCAGGGTCATCCCCTCTCGCTGTTGCTGTTCGACATCGACCAGTTCAAGCACTACAACGATTGTCACGGCCACCTGGAAGGAGACCGGGTGTTGAAGGCGATCGGCGAAGTCGTGATGGAATGCACGCGCGAACACGTCGATATTCCGTGCCGGTACGGCGGCGACGAATTCACGGTTATCCTCCCCGAAGCGGACAAGCCGCAGGCGCTGAGTATTGCGGAACGCATCCGGGCCACCTTCGAAGCGCGCCATTACGACAAGCTGACGCTGAGTATCGGCTTGATGTCGTACCGCGGCGGTTCGCTGCGCTCCTTCATCCGCTCGACGGACGCCATGATGTACGACGCCAAGCGGTCCGGCGGGAACCGCGTGTACGTTTATGACTATGAAGCGGACGGGGAGGAAGGCGGCGAGACGGCGCGCGAAACGACGGCTCCCCCAAGTTCCGGGTAA
- a CDS encoding helix-turn-helix domain-containing protein, which translates to MDLENMLTVEDVAQILHVKPLTVRQMFRHKRLRGFKLGKSWRTTREMLQEDIETVARGQAAEEPQARRRKKKQQPAAAPAAEPAVEGVPAETPPPKKEAKQTPPKAQGPAPDDTQQLLF; encoded by the coding sequence ATGGACCTGGAAAATATGCTCACCGTCGAGGATGTCGCACAGATCCTGCACGTCAAGCCGCTCACCGTGCGGCAGATGTTCCGGCATAAGCGGCTACGGGGCTTCAAACTCGGCAAGTCGTGGCGGACCACCCGGGAAATGCTTCAGGAGGACATCGAGACCGTTGCGCGCGGGCAGGCCGCGGAGGAACCGCAGGCCCGGCGCCGGAAAAAGAAACAGCAGCCCGCCGCTGCGCCCGCGGCCGAACCCGCAGTCGAGGGCGTTCCCGCGGAAACGCCTCCGCCGAAAAAAGAGGCCAAGCAGACGCCCCCCAAGGCCCAAGGGCCGGCGCCCGACGATACCCAGCAACTTCTGTTCTAG